One bacterium genomic region harbors:
- a CDS encoding caspase family protein — MRRIIFLFWIGCSGLFAQEIRGIKLIAKDAKGIPQEVSLYSKTYAVIIGIDRYKNLDFNLQLKNAVSDAKAIQSILQEKFVFDKFFELYNENATKDMILKILQGDLSGVSDQDAVFVFFAGHGYTQATKFGDEIGYIVPYDGSMKDNEMFLNISMVELRDNIAKTMNAKHVFFVMDACYSGTLLKRGVEIKEKIVDYAYLKSITETPVRQVLTAGGKNEQVLDGGYKNHSIFTGRMIEKLEKVEIYITASELGLYIPKKVFNDAADRNHKQNPQFGNLLGEGDFVFIAKAAQNVNSEDVLAQELVRLQEQNKKLEEQKNLKAQQENLKKQEELKTQMAALEEKKKLELLEKTKKEQDQLKTMEEQKRKQELLAKIEEEKKKQAAIEEGLTYTQALERIAELQTKIGMMEKEFDEQKAKAISLAVDESPRGEFETQQEYDQRKLANKQKRKQVADEYDALKAQGNKAYFDEIGSITSKKYLIGKERLTFKLGTYNVDGGYFPVTVTEVMDLCDKNQNTANSKIYVQREDAKKLRESESILDLKATLLVRADQTFKIDKITLVDAVNGKSYEFTANMSLPIKEVSKSGTFTDLRDGETYKTIKIGNQVWMAENLNYDAGEGTYCYDDKASNCNQYGRLYTWEAANRAVPPGWHLPSKSEFEQLLNYLGGSGGNAYYEMIKTDGCSFPVLFAGWRSYNGPYDGRGSYARFWSSSELNTSYAWYLYVISYAREVNLYDYNKNNGLSIRCVKD; from the coding sequence ATGAGAAGAATAATTTTCCTGTTTTGGATCGGTTGTTCGGGTTTGTTCGCCCAGGAAATTCGGGGGATCAAACTTATTGCCAAAGACGCCAAAGGCATTCCTCAGGAAGTGAGTCTCTACTCGAAAACATACGCAGTTATCATTGGCATTGACCGGTATAAGAATCTCGACTTCAACCTTCAACTTAAAAACGCCGTCTCGGACGCCAAAGCCATTCAGTCTATTCTCCAAGAAAAATTCGTTTTTGATAAATTTTTCGAATTGTATAACGAAAATGCCACAAAGGATATGATTTTAAAAATCTTGCAGGGCGATTTAAGCGGCGTCAGCGACCAAGATGCGGTTTTTGTATTCTTTGCGGGGCACGGATATACACAGGCCACAAAATTTGGCGACGAAATCGGTTACATCGTGCCATATGACGGTTCGATGAAGGACAATGAAATGTTCCTAAATATTTCGATGGTGGAGCTTCGTGACAATATCGCCAAAACTATGAATGCCAAACACGTTTTTTTCGTGATGGATGCGTGTTACTCAGGCACATTGCTCAAGCGCGGCGTGGAAATAAAAGAAAAGATCGTGGACTATGCTTATCTCAAGTCCATTACGGAGACCCCCGTGAGACAAGTGCTCACTGCCGGCGGTAAAAACGAACAGGTACTGGACGGCGGATACAAAAATCACTCGATTTTTACCGGGCGGATGATCGAAAAACTTGAAAAGGTAGAAATTTACATCACCGCTTCGGAACTCGGTCTGTACATCCCAAAAAAAGTTTTCAATGACGCCGCCGACCGTAATCACAAACAAAATCCGCAATTCGGCAACTTACTTGGCGAAGGGGATTTTGTCTTCATCGCCAAAGCCGCTCAGAATGTGAATTCCGAAGACGTGTTGGCTCAAGAACTCGTCCGATTGCAGGAACAGAACAAGAAACTCGAAGAACAGAAAAATCTTAAAGCGCAACAGGAGAATCTGAAAAAGCAAGAAGAACTCAAAACACAGATGGCCGCGCTGGAAGAAAAGAAAAAACTCGAGTTGCTTGAAAAAACAAAAAAAGAACAGGATCAACTCAAAACCATGGAAGAACAAAAACGCAAGCAGGAACTATTAGCGAAGATCGAAGAAGAAAAGAAAAAACAAGCTGCCATCGAGGAAGGTTTAACGTATACACAGGCGCTCGAACGAATTGCGGAACTCCAGACAAAGATCGGAATGATGGAAAAGGAATTCGATGAGCAGAAGGCGAAAGCCATTTCTCTCGCTGTGGATGAGTCTCCGAGAGGTGAATTCGAAACCCAGCAAGAATACGACCAGCGCAAGCTCGCGAACAAACAAAAGCGCAAACAGGTCGCCGACGAATACGACGCACTGAAGGCGCAGGGCAACAAAGCTTATTTCGACGAAATTGGCTCGATTACTTCAAAAAAATACTTGATCGGCAAAGAGCGTCTCACATTTAAACTCGGCACATACAATGTAGACGGCGGTTATTTTCCGGTGACAGTAACCGAAGTGATGGATCTCTGCGACAAGAATCAGAACACGGCCAATTCCAAAATCTATGTGCAGCGGGAAGACGCAAAGAAACTCCGTGAAAGCGAGTCCATCCTTGACCTGAAAGCAACTTTGCTTGTGAGAGCCGACCAGACATTCAAGATCGACAAGATTACGTTGGTGGATGCGGTGAATGGCAAGAGTTATGAATTTACGGCGAACATGAGCTTACCTATAAAAGAAGTTAGTAAGTCCGGTACTTTTACTGATCTTCGCGACGGTGAGACATACAAGACGATAAAAATTGGCAATCAGGTCTGGATGGCAGAGAATCTGAACTACGATGCAGGTGAAGGAACGTATTGTTACGATGACAAAGCTTCCAACTGCAACCAATACGGAAGACTCTACACTTGGGAAGCTGCTAACCGAGCGGTCCCTCCCGGATGGCATCTTCCGAGCAAGAGCGAGTTTGAACAACTACTGAACTACTTAGGCGGTTCTGGAGGAAATGCTTATTATGAGATGATTAAGACAGATGGTTGTTCATTTCCCGTTTTATTCGCGGGCTGGCGCAGCTACAATGGGCCTTACGACGGCCGCGGCTCTTATGCGCGCTTTTGGTCCTCTTCAGAACTCAATACGTCTTACGCGTGGTACCTGTATGTCATTAGTTATGCCCGCGAAGTCAATCTTTACGACTACAACAAGAACAATGGCTTGTCCATTCGTTGCGTGAAGGACTGA